From the Fictibacillus halophilus genome, the window ATAACCGATGATTGAAATATCTTCGGGTACAGATAGACCCTTCTCTTTTATGGCCTCAATTGCACCGATGGCCATATGATCTCCTGCAACAAATACTGCCGTAGGTACATCATCCAGCATCAAAAGTTTTTCCATAGCCGCTTTGCCTTCACCGATTGAGAACAATCCACCATTGATAAGATAGCCATCATGAATCGGCAGGTTCAACTCATTCATCGCTTTTTTAAATCCTTTAATTCTTTCTGCACCTGCATCAGTTAAAGCATCGCCAGCGATATGAGCGATCTTTGTATGACCAAGTGAATGCAAGTAATTAACTGCCAGCTTTCCACCTTCAATATTATCCGAAAAGACAAGACTGCAGTTCTGTTTGTTCATATCTATAACCACGATAGGAATCGTGCTGTTTATCATCTCTTGTACTTGCGGATCTTGTGGATCAGAACAGATTACTACAATGCCATCAACGGCACGGTAAGAAAAGTGTTCCAAATAACTGATATCCCGATTACGCAGATTCCTTGAAGCGAAAATAAGATCATATCCCTCTCGTTCTGCATTCTTTCTGAAGCTTTCTATTATGGCACTAAAGAAAGGATGTTTCATTCCGACTTCATTTGACTCAGAAAACATCACACCAATCGTCCAAGACTTTTTAGTTGAAAGCGATTGAGCATGTGCATTAGGCAGATATCCCATTTCTTCAAC encodes:
- a CDS encoding LacI family DNA-binding transcriptional regulator is translated as MATIYDIAKKTGFSTTTVSKALNNYSDVSEKTKQKILQAVEEMGYLPNAHAQSLSTKKSWTIGVMFSESNEVGMKHPFFSAIIESFRKNAEREGYDLIFASRNLRNRDISYLEHFSYRAVDGIVVICSDPQDPQVQEMINSTIPIVVIDMNKQNCSLVFSDNIEGGKLAVNYLHSLGHTKIAHIAGDALTDAGAERIKGFKKAMNELNLPIHDGYLINGGLFSIGEGKAAMEKLLMLDDVPTAVFVAGDHMAIGAIEAIKEKGLSVPEDISIIGYDDIEMAAYITPKLTTIKQDTDMIGYQAAKLLMKQIIQKKKLITSKRIPVELIIRESCAPKK